Proteins encoded by one window of Sinorhizobium arboris LMG 14919:
- a CDS encoding phosphoethanolamine transferase: MKILRIPRLEIGSIALSAIVALYLLLATNNSFWVHAIVYFDQAPMSLIAFAAALYLALFAILTSLSLKYLMKPVLVFLILVSATAGYFADTFGVIIDRDMIGNAAVTTQAEASHLLTFSLAQHLLVYAALPSILIAWVRIRHRRFLPKAAVNFLFVSVSLVAGAGLVYANFATLAYALREHTDLMKRFNPSGPLIAGVRYGLSTYRERNLVVQPLGTDAHQGARIAGAGKPVVVVVVAGETARAMNFSLNGYGRETNPELKTLGVVNYRRTTSCGTATAVSLPCMFSVYPRSQYSDWKSRSTENLVNVLTHAGVSVNWWDNNTGSKGIADLISFASLTGRKNSPLCSNGECLDEILLGDLDRKLGALTSNSVIVLHQLGSHGPSYYLRYPEAFRRFTPDCRTPELMRCSTAEIVNAYDNTILYTDHILASVARLLEKHQERIAGAMIYMSDHGESLGENGIYLHGAPYVIAPKEQTQVPFIAWFSKPYKAAMGVDTGCLAKDVDQPKSHDNLFHTVLGMMDVETSVYNRDLDAFAACTRPASKENQPAPGYRAAENAGSGPRAGGQSEARREPGVL, translated from the coding sequence TTGAAGATCCTGCGAATTCCCCGACTCGAGATCGGCAGCATAGCCCTGAGCGCGATCGTCGCCCTTTATCTGCTGCTGGCGACCAACAACTCTTTCTGGGTTCATGCCATCGTCTATTTCGATCAGGCCCCGATGAGCCTCATCGCCTTTGCGGCGGCACTCTATCTGGCCCTGTTTGCGATCCTGACGAGCTTGTCGCTCAAATACCTGATGAAGCCCGTGCTGGTCTTTCTCATCCTTGTGTCTGCCACGGCGGGTTATTTCGCCGACACGTTCGGCGTCATCATCGACCGCGACATGATCGGTAACGCCGCAGTGACGACGCAGGCCGAGGCGAGCCATCTGCTGACGTTCAGCCTTGCGCAGCACCTGTTGGTCTACGCGGCGCTTCCTTCTATTCTGATCGCCTGGGTCAGAATACGCCACCGCCGGTTCTTGCCCAAGGCGGCGGTCAATTTCCTCTTCGTCTCCGTATCGCTCGTCGCCGGCGCCGGTCTCGTATATGCAAATTTTGCCACGCTCGCCTATGCGCTGCGCGAACACACGGACCTCATGAAAAGGTTCAATCCCTCCGGACCGCTGATCGCAGGCGTGCGCTACGGTCTCTCTACCTACCGGGAGCGCAATCTCGTCGTGCAGCCGCTCGGAACCGATGCGCATCAAGGCGCCCGTATAGCCGGCGCCGGGAAGCCGGTGGTGGTTGTCGTCGTCGCCGGCGAGACGGCGCGCGCCATGAATTTTTCGCTCAACGGTTACGGTCGCGAGACGAATCCGGAGTTGAAGACGCTCGGGGTCGTGAACTACCGCAGAACGACGAGTTGCGGCACGGCAACCGCCGTCTCGCTTCCCTGCATGTTTTCGGTGTATCCGCGCAGCCAGTACAGCGACTGGAAATCACGATCGACCGAAAATCTCGTCAATGTTCTGACGCATGCCGGTGTCTCGGTGAACTGGTGGGACAACAATACCGGCAGCAAGGGGATCGCCGATCTCATCAGCTTCGCCAGTCTGACTGGCCGCAAGAACAGTCCCCTTTGCAGCAACGGCGAGTGCCTGGACGAGATTCTCCTCGGCGATCTCGACCGGAAGCTTGGGGCGCTAACGTCGAACAGCGTCATCGTACTGCATCAGCTCGGCAGCCATGGCCCCTCTTACTACTTGCGCTATCCCGAGGCGTTCCGCCGCTTCACGCCCGACTGCCGCACGCCGGAACTCATGCGGTGCTCCACGGCGGAAATCGTCAACGCATATGACAATACCATCCTCTATACCGACCATATTCTCGCCAGTGTTGCGCGGCTTCTCGAAAAGCACCAGGAGCGCATTGCCGGCGCGATGATCTACATGTCGGATCACGGCGAATCGCTCGGGGAGAACGGCATCTACCTCCACGGTGCGCCCTATGTGATCGCTCCGAAGGAGCAGACGCAGGTGCCGTTCATCGCCTGGTTTTCGAAGCCGTACAAGGCTGCGATGGGCGTCGATACCGGCTGTCTCGCCAAGGATGTCGACCAGCCGAAATCGCACGACAACCTGTTTCACACGGTGCTCGGCATGATGGACGTCGAGACGAGCGTCTATAACCGCGATCTCGACGCTTTCGCCGCCTGCACCCGGCCGGCAAGCAAAGAGAACCAGCCGGCGCCGGGATACCGCGCGGCCGAGAATGCGGGATCCGGGCCACGCGCTGGCGGGCAGTCGGAAGCGCGACGGGAACCGGGCGTTCTGTGA
- a CDS encoding response regulator: protein MRLLLVEDSPRLTELISETMHDAGWRLDGVSTLRDAEAAIAAREHDLVLLDLGLPDGDGLQLLQWIRREHVGLPVLVITARGSVDERIAGLDAGADDYLVKPFHHRELLSRCRAMLRRNPHAIQPVLEAGSLRYDPATAELACDGAVVALPPRERSLIEILMREVGRVVPKRRLETALSEYGQELSSNALELAVSRVRKRLQSVEAGVQIETVRGIGYLLRTVA, encoded by the coding sequence ATGCGTTTACTCCTCGTCGAGGACAGTCCTCGCCTAACCGAACTCATCAGCGAGACCATGCATGACGCGGGTTGGAGGCTCGACGGCGTTTCGACGCTGCGCGATGCGGAAGCGGCCATTGCCGCGCGCGAGCATGATCTTGTGCTGCTCGATCTCGGCCTTCCTGACGGAGACGGCCTGCAACTCTTGCAATGGATCCGGCGTGAGCATGTCGGCCTGCCGGTGCTGGTCATCACGGCCAGGGGTTCGGTCGACGAGCGCATCGCGGGGCTCGACGCCGGCGCCGACGACTATCTCGTCAAACCGTTTCACCACCGCGAACTTCTGTCTCGCTGCCGCGCAATGCTGCGGCGCAATCCGCATGCGATACAGCCGGTCCTGGAGGCCGGATCGCTGCGCTACGATCCGGCAACGGCGGAGCTTGCCTGCGATGGGGCCGTTGTCGCCCTTCCGCCGCGCGAGCGCTCGCTGATCGAGATCCTGATGCGCGAAGTCGGACGCGTCGTGCCGAAACGCCGCCTCGAAACGGCACTTTCGGAATACGGCCAGGAACTGAGCTCGAATGCGCTCGAACTTGCCGTTTCCAGGGTACGCAAGCGCCTGCAGTCCGTGGAAGCCGGCGTGCAGATCGAAACCGTACGCGGCATCGGCTATCTGTTGCGGACGGTCGCATGA
- a CDS encoding sensor histidine kinase — MKRANPSLIGIVARRVIAFSLLAMILQIGVVFADYWFDDDELSVLMLQEETETLSAAIAKQDGEVTFEPDHGVRERYRVREGPGAIYIRVRTASGRVLFSNCSSECSDHFLPLAVDAPNFWKRLIAPGKPFSVAGGQSFERYGETVLVELAVLKDPNGFMYSVLLREMFDSMIVPMTLMFCLVIGATIWSIRSALNPVAAAVRAADAIDPRDGTARLPSSHMPEEIERLVAAVNRLLARVADLIQAQKVFSSSIAHEIRTPVSIARMELSRIADPRARNAERDLDALTHILEQLTSLARADAVDASAFQSASLSAIGAEVAQMTAPFVFDNAKTIEFIDHGTPPVRMIAPLVENMLRNLIENAVKHNPAGTRIVVTCGPGPLVSVEDDGRGLVDLPEHHEDLGYVKRSGQLGLGLKIVHRIGELHKARIDITTASGQGTKIAIDFAAAG, encoded by the coding sequence ATGAAGCGGGCAAACCCGTCGCTCATCGGAATCGTTGCCCGGCGCGTAATCGCGTTCTCGCTGCTGGCCATGATCCTGCAGATCGGCGTCGTCTTCGCCGATTACTGGTTCGACGATGACGAGCTCAGCGTCCTGATGCTGCAGGAGGAGACAGAGACTCTCTCGGCTGCGATCGCGAAGCAGGACGGGGAAGTGACGTTCGAACCCGATCACGGCGTGAGAGAGCGCTATCGGGTACGGGAGGGACCGGGCGCGATCTATATCAGGGTTCGAACCGCTTCCGGGCGGGTGCTCTTTTCCAACTGTTCGAGCGAGTGTTCGGACCATTTCCTTCCGCTGGCCGTCGACGCTCCGAATTTCTGGAAACGGCTGATTGCGCCCGGCAAACCCTTCAGTGTTGCCGGTGGCCAGTCCTTCGAACGTTACGGTGAGACCGTGCTCGTCGAGTTGGCCGTGCTCAAGGACCCCAACGGCTTCATGTACAGCGTTCTACTTCGAGAGATGTTCGATTCCATGATCGTGCCCATGACGCTGATGTTCTGCCTTGTGATCGGAGCCACAATCTGGTCGATCCGCAGCGCCCTCAACCCCGTGGCGGCGGCGGTAAGGGCGGCCGATGCGATCGACCCGCGCGACGGAACGGCGCGCCTGCCTTCGTCGCATATGCCCGAGGAGATCGAGCGCCTGGTCGCCGCCGTCAACCGCCTCCTCGCGCGCGTTGCCGATCTTATCCAGGCACAGAAGGTCTTTTCCTCTTCCATAGCGCACGAGATTCGCACCCCCGTTTCGATCGCCAGGATGGAACTCAGCCGCATCGCCGATCCTCGCGCCCGCAACGCCGAGCGCGATCTCGATGCGCTGACGCACATCCTCGAGCAATTGACCTCACTGGCCCGCGCGGACGCCGTGGACGCTTCCGCCTTTCAGTCCGCCAGTCTTTCGGCGATCGGAGCGGAGGTCGCGCAGATGACTGCACCATTCGTCTTCGACAATGCCAAGACCATCGAATTCATCGACCACGGTACGCCGCCGGTGCGCATGATTGCGCCACTTGTGGAGAACATGCTGCGCAACCTGATCGAGAACGCAGTGAAGCATAATCCCGCCGGTACGCGCATCGTGGTCACCTGCGGGCCAGGCCCCCTGGTGTCGGTGGAGGATGACGGCAGGGGATTGGTAGACCTGCCGGAACACCATGAGGATCTCGGCTATGTCAAGCGCTCGGGCCAGCTTGGACTGGGCCTCAAAATCGTTCACCGGATCGGTGAGCTTCACAAGGCGCGGATCGACATCACTACAGCTTCCGGCCAAGGAACGAAAATCGCGATCGACTTCGCCGCGGCCGGGTAG
- a CDS encoding CerR family C-terminal domain-containing protein encodes MIKVNNRTSQLRGDRGDATREKLLNTAIDVFGRYGFDGATTRKLADAAGVNLQAIPYYFGGKEGLYVAAAEHLASIIGGHVGDLRAVIVARLAELDAEGAEMMPAEARQFLTRMVQRMIILFVSKESESWARFIIREQMEPTEAFKRIYGTIMGPMIEMARRLIGAILQDDPASEHIRLRTLSFVGSVLVFRMAHAAVHAQLEWEAAGPNEIETLRRHAAELVTVLGAEKDRRS; translated from the coding sequence ATGATCAAGGTCAACAACCGCACTTCCCAGCTTCGAGGCGACCGCGGCGACGCGACGCGGGAGAAGCTGCTCAACACGGCGATCGACGTCTTCGGGCGCTATGGCTTCGACGGCGCGACGACGCGGAAGCTCGCCGATGCTGCAGGCGTCAACCTTCAGGCGATACCCTATTACTTCGGCGGCAAGGAAGGGCTCTATGTGGCGGCTGCCGAGCACCTCGCCTCCATCATCGGCGGCCATGTCGGCGACCTTCGGGCCGTAATCGTCGCCCGCCTTGCCGAACTCGACGCCGAGGGCGCTGAAATGATGCCAGCCGAAGCGCGCCAGTTCCTCACCCGGATGGTCCAGCGGATGATAATCCTCTTCGTCAGCAAGGAATCGGAAAGCTGGGCCCGCTTTATCATCCGCGAACAGATGGAGCCGACGGAGGCTTTCAAGCGCATCTACGGCACTATCATGGGGCCGATGATCGAAATGGCGCGCCGGCTGATCGGCGCCATCCTTCAGGACGATCCGGCTTCGGAGCACATCCGTCTGAGGACCCTCTCCTTCGTCGGAAGCGTTCTGGTTTTCCGAATGGCGCATGCGGCCGTCCATGCCCAGCTCGAATGGGAGGCTGCCGGACCGAATGAGATCGAGACATTGCGCCGCCACGCCGCCGAGCTCGTGACAGTGCTCGGTGCCGAAAAGGACCGCCGGTCATGA
- the hlyD gene encoding secretion protein HlyD, which yields MKKVAILIAIVAAALAGAWWFDLPARLGFAGETRQLVLYGNVDIRQVSLGFRVSGRIAELRVDEGDAVKAGELIARLDAEPFRQALGAAEAEAEAARATLGKLKAGARSAEIAQARATYEERLAELENAKLAYDRANRLRPNGTISQAELDQASASRAAADARARSAREALVLLEEGSRAEDIAAAAAQANAATAKEESARISLKDTELAAPSDGIILSRVREAGAIVSPADVVYVLSLTEPVWVRAYVAEPDLGRVHPGMKVTITSDTAPSHGYEGTIGFISPVAEFTPKSVETPELRTDLVYRLRIVIANPGKDLRQGMPVTVHLPDAKETS from the coding sequence ATGAAAAAAGTCGCTATCCTCATTGCAATCGTCGCCGCAGCGCTCGCCGGCGCCTGGTGGTTCGACCTGCCGGCGCGCCTCGGCTTTGCCGGCGAAACGCGCCAGCTCGTTCTTTATGGCAATGTGGATATTCGGCAGGTTTCTCTCGGATTTCGGGTGAGCGGGCGGATTGCCGAGTTGCGCGTCGACGAGGGCGATGCCGTCAAAGCGGGCGAATTGATCGCAAGGCTCGACGCCGAGCCGTTCCGGCAGGCGCTCGGCGCTGCCGAGGCGGAAGCCGAGGCTGCCCGGGCAACGCTGGGGAAGCTCAAGGCCGGCGCTCGCTCTGCCGAAATCGCCCAGGCACGCGCCACGTACGAGGAGCGCCTTGCGGAGCTTGAAAATGCGAAGCTCGCCTATGACCGTGCAAATCGACTGCGTCCGAATGGCACGATCTCGCAGGCCGAGCTTGACCAGGCGAGCGCAAGCCGTGCGGCCGCGGACGCCCGTGCAAGGTCGGCCCGCGAGGCCCTGGTGCTCCTCGAAGAGGGAAGCCGCGCCGAGGACATAGCGGCCGCCGCAGCCCAGGCGAATGCCGCGACGGCAAAGGAAGAGAGCGCCCGCATCTCGCTCAAGGACACGGAGCTCGCCGCTCCGAGCGACGGGATCATTCTCTCACGGGTACGGGAAGCCGGTGCGATCGTCTCGCCCGCCGACGTCGTCTACGTGCTATCGCTGACCGAGCCGGTCTGGGTCCGCGCCTATGTCGCAGAGCCCGACCTCGGCCGCGTGCATCCGGGAATGAAGGTGACGATCACCTCCGACACGGCTCCGAGCCACGGCTATGAGGGAACCATCGGCTTCATTTCCCCGGTCGCCGAATTCACGCCCAAATCTGTGGAGACACCGGAACTCAGAACCGACCTCGTCTACAGGCTGCGCATCGTGATCGCCAATCCGGGCAAGGATCTTCGCCAGGGCATGCCGGTCACCGTGCACCTGCCGGACGCGAAGGAGACCTCCTGA
- a CDS encoding ATP-binding cassette domain-containing protein — translation MPAPATELGTAPFVRLTAVTKRFGTAPPALDAVAGEIFGGRITGLVGPDGAGKTTLIRLMTGLMLPDAGTVEVLGYDSRTNPASIQAVIGYMPQRFGLYEDLSVQENLDLYADLRGLPKRERSRTFGELLEFTDLSRFTTRLAGKLSGGMKQKLGLACALLRKPRLLLLDEPGVGVDPISRRDLWKMVENLRAEGIGVVWSTAYLEEAEACDHVFLLNQGKLMFSGPPSEMTGRVENRVFRLSGIRGRRREALARLLDQDGVVDGVIQGEALRLVMKPDLSPPLGDTADATDATVTPPRFEDAFVDMLGGGPGGRSRLAETQRPFAEDAGRPVIEARGLTKRFGDFTAADGITFDIPRGEIFGLLGPNGAGKSTTFKMLCGLLKPTAGEGRVAGFDLRRDAPEARNRLGYMAQKFSLYGDLSVIQNFKFFAGVYGLSGARKRERIGLMTEIFDFRTILDMSAKDLPLGLKQRLALACAVLHEPEVLFLDEPTSGVDPITRREFWTHINGLVEKGVTVLVTTHFMDEAEYCDRISLIYRGRSIALGSPDEMKARVAGRNLPDPTMEDAFIALVQDSEAKEAA, via the coding sequence ATGCCCGCCCCCGCGACGGAGCTCGGCACGGCTCCATTCGTTCGGCTGACAGCCGTCACCAAGCGCTTCGGTACGGCGCCCCCGGCGCTCGACGCAGTTGCCGGCGAAATCTTTGGCGGACGGATCACCGGTCTCGTCGGTCCCGATGGCGCAGGTAAGACGACACTGATCCGGCTGATGACCGGCCTTATGCTGCCGGACGCAGGCACCGTCGAGGTCCTTGGCTACGATAGCCGCACAAATCCCGCCAGCATACAGGCGGTGATCGGCTATATGCCGCAGCGCTTCGGCCTCTACGAAGATCTGTCGGTCCAGGAAAATCTCGACCTTTACGCCGATCTGCGCGGCCTGCCTAAGAGAGAGCGCAGCCGGACTTTTGGCGAGCTGCTCGAGTTCACCGATCTTTCCCGCTTCACGACGCGGCTCGCCGGCAAGCTCTCGGGCGGCATGAAACAGAAGCTCGGCCTCGCCTGCGCGCTCCTGCGCAAGCCGCGGCTCCTGCTTCTCGACGAGCCCGGTGTCGGCGTCGACCCGATTTCGCGGCGCGACCTCTGGAAAATGGTCGAGAATCTGAGGGCGGAGGGCATAGGCGTCGTCTGGTCGACTGCCTATCTCGAGGAGGCGGAAGCCTGCGACCATGTTTTCCTGCTCAATCAGGGAAAACTCATGTTTTCCGGTCCGCCGAGCGAGATGACCGGCCGTGTCGAGAACCGCGTCTTTCGCCTTTCCGGCATCCGCGGCCGCCGGCGCGAAGCACTCGCGCGCCTACTCGACCAGGACGGCGTGGTCGATGGCGTGATTCAGGGCGAAGCCCTGCGTCTCGTCATGAAGCCGGATCTTTCGCCGCCGCTTGGCGACACAGCCGATGCAACGGATGCAACAGTCACCCCGCCGCGCTTCGAGGACGCTTTCGTCGATATGCTCGGCGGAGGTCCCGGCGGCCGCTCGAGACTCGCCGAAACACAGCGCCCCTTCGCCGAAGACGCCGGCCGACCCGTGATCGAGGCACGAGGGCTGACGAAGCGTTTCGGCGACTTCACCGCTGCCGACGGTATCACCTTCGACATTCCGCGCGGCGAGATTTTCGGTCTTCTCGGTCCGAACGGCGCCGGCAAATCGACAACGTTCAAGATGCTGTGCGGCCTCCTGAAGCCGACTGCCGGAGAGGGCCGGGTCGCCGGATTCGACCTCAGGCGAGACGCCCCCGAGGCGCGCAACCGATTAGGCTACATGGCGCAGAAATTTTCGCTCTACGGGGATTTGAGCGTCATCCAGAACTTCAAGTTCTTCGCAGGGGTTTACGGCCTTTCCGGCGCGAGAAAACGGGAACGCATCGGCCTGATGACCGAAATCTTCGACTTCCGCACGATTCTCGACATGTCGGCCAAGGACCTGCCGCTCGGCCTCAAGCAGCGCCTGGCGCTCGCCTGCGCGGTTCTGCATGAACCGGAAGTGCTTTTCCTCGACGAACCGACCTCCGGGGTCGATCCGATCACCCGCCGCGAGTTCTGGACCCATATCAACGGTCTCGTCGAAAAGGGGGTCACCGTACTCGTCACCACGCATTTCATGGACGAGGCGGAATATTGCGACCGTATTTCGCTCATCTATCGCGGCCGCTCGATCGCACTCGGCTCGCCGGACGAAATGAAGGCCCGAGTCGCAGGCAGGAACCTCCCCGATCCAACAATGGAGGATGCGTTCATCGCCCTGGTCCAGGACTCCGAAGCGAAGGAAGCAGCATGA
- a CDS encoding ABC transporter permease, protein MNALREKAKAYDSRGRARRFAALVRKESYQVVRDPSSILIAFVLPLVLLFLFGYGVSLDTTRTRVALVVEEATPLTRDLAASFVASRYFSVVSGRDRREFNDDLVLGRVRGILVIPAGFAADHAAGRHPSVQVIVDGSDPNTANFVQNYAQGAVANWERQRMGEGGRAAPAIASEQRFWFNPQLTSRNFLVPGSIAIVMTLVGTLLTSLVVAREWERGTMEAMMATPVSAAELLAGKLLPYFILGLTSMTLCVLVAVFLFDVPFRGSLAALYALSATFLMPALGQGLLISAATKNQFLASQLALISAFLPAFLLSGFLFEINSMPTVIQWVTYAVPARYLIPSLQTVFLAGDIWPMFARAIAVMFLIGCMFFALAARSTRKRVG, encoded by the coding sequence ATGAACGCCCTAAGGGAAAAGGCGAAAGCGTACGACTCCCGGGGCCGGGCCAGGCGCTTCGCCGCCCTGGTGCGCAAGGAAAGCTATCAGGTCGTACGCGACCCGAGCAGTATCCTGATTGCCTTTGTCCTGCCATTGGTCCTGCTCTTCCTCTTCGGCTACGGCGTATCGCTCGACACGACGCGCACGCGCGTCGCTCTCGTCGTCGAGGAAGCGACCCCGCTCACGCGCGATCTCGCGGCAAGCTTCGTGGCGTCGCGGTATTTCTCCGTCGTCAGCGGACGCGACCGCAGGGAATTCAACGACGACCTCGTCCTCGGACGCGTACGCGGCATCCTCGTGATCCCCGCAGGCTTCGCCGCCGACCACGCGGCGGGGCGCCATCCCTCAGTTCAGGTGATCGTCGACGGCTCCGATCCGAACACCGCCAATTTCGTGCAGAACTACGCCCAGGGCGCTGTTGCCAATTGGGAACGCCAGCGCATGGGCGAAGGCGGGCGTGCGGCTCCGGCGATCGCCTCCGAACAGCGCTTCTGGTTCAACCCGCAACTGACAAGCCGAAACTTCCTGGTGCCGGGCTCCATCGCCATCGTGATGACGCTGGTCGGCACGCTTCTCACCTCGCTTGTCGTCGCCCGCGAATGGGAACGTGGCACGATGGAGGCGATGATGGCGACGCCCGTCTCCGCCGCCGAGCTGCTGGCCGGAAAGCTGCTGCCCTATTTCATCCTCGGCCTTACGTCGATGACGCTTTGCGTCCTTGTGGCGGTCTTTCTTTTCGATGTGCCCTTCCGTGGATCGCTTGCGGCGCTCTACGCCCTTTCGGCGACCTTCCTCATGCCGGCGCTCGGACAGGGGCTGCTGATCTCGGCCGCGACGAAGAACCAGTTTCTCGCTTCGCAGCTCGCGCTGATCTCGGCTTTCCTGCCGGCCTTCCTGCTATCCGGCTTCCTCTTCGAGATCAACTCCATGCCCACCGTCATCCAATGGGTGACCTATGCCGTTCCGGCGCGATATCTCATTCCCAGTCTGCAGACGGTGTTTCTCGCCGGCGATATCTGGCCGATGTTCGCGCGCGCCATCGCGGTAATGTTCCTGATCGGTTGCATGTTCTTCGCGCTTGCCGCGCGCAGCACCAGAAAGAGGGTCGGCTGA
- a CDS encoding ABC transporter permease, which translates to MWWTRLKALIVKELLAVLRDPKGRTVLIGPPIIQLLVFSYAATLEVTNVDIMVLNRDNGHWSQELVQQIGGSETFRSIELTSSPDQVRLAIDTQRVLAALEIGPTFSRDIEAGRPAEVQVILDGRRSNASQIVAGYLGRIVGAVAGETPAGKRTASETIRVEARNWFNPNLTYQWFMVPNLVASIALLIGLIVTALSVARERELGTFDQLIVSPLRTHEILLGKLIPPMMIGLFHITIYILAAVFVFGVPLRGSVFLLYGSAIFYLAAVVGLGLFISALSMTQQQAILGAFLFMVPAMLLSGFATPIENMPSWLQPVTLINPLRYFLVIVKGVFLKDIPLAEVVHQTLPLCLIAIVTLSSAAWLFRRRLE; encoded by the coding sequence ATGTGGTGGACACGGTTGAAAGCCCTGATCGTCAAGGAGCTGCTTGCGGTCCTGCGCGACCCGAAGGGCCGCACCGTGCTGATCGGTCCCCCGATCATCCAGCTCCTCGTCTTCTCCTATGCGGCGACGCTCGAGGTGACGAATGTCGACATCATGGTACTGAACCGCGACAACGGCCACTGGAGCCAGGAACTCGTGCAGCAGATCGGCGGCTCTGAGACCTTTCGCTCGATAGAGCTCACGAGCAGCCCTGACCAGGTCCGCCTCGCGATCGACACCCAGCGCGTACTCGCGGCACTGGAGATCGGTCCCACCTTCTCCCGCGACATCGAGGCGGGGCGACCGGCGGAAGTCCAGGTAATTCTCGACGGTCGGCGCTCCAACGCATCGCAGATCGTCGCCGGCTATCTCGGCCGGATCGTCGGCGCGGTGGCAGGGGAAACGCCGGCCGGCAAGCGTACGGCCTCCGAGACTATCCGGGTCGAGGCGCGCAACTGGTTCAATCCGAACCTCACCTATCAATGGTTCATGGTGCCCAATCTGGTCGCGAGCATCGCTCTCTTGATCGGGCTCATCGTCACGGCGCTATCGGTCGCGCGCGAACGGGAGCTCGGCACCTTCGACCAGCTTATTGTCTCGCCGTTGCGTACTCACGAAATCCTGCTCGGCAAGCTCATTCCCCCGATGATGATCGGCCTTTTCCACATCACCATCTATATCCTTGCCGCGGTCTTCGTTTTCGGCGTGCCGCTGCGCGGCTCGGTCTTCCTGCTCTATGGCAGCGCCATCTTCTATCTCGCCGCCGTCGTCGGCCTCGGCCTCTTCATCTCGGCGCTGTCCATGACCCAGCAGCAGGCGATCCTCGGAGCCTTTCTCTTCATGGTGCCCGCCATGCTGCTCTCCGGCTTCGCGACACCGATCGAGAACATGCCCTCCTGGCTGCAGCCGGTGACGCTCATCAATCCGCTCCGCTATTTCCTGGTGATCGTAAAGGGCGTGTTTCTGAAGGACATTCCGCTTGCCGAGGTCGTCCACCAGACGCTGCCACTTTGCCTGATCGCGATCGTCACCCTCTCCTCCGCCGCGTGGCTCTTTCGCAGGCGCCTCGAATGA
- a CDS encoding type II toxin-antitoxin system VapC family toxin codes for MNILLDTHILLRAAGIPGRLSREARALIEDPGNKLYFSAASVWEIAIKRGLGRTDFDADPRLLRRGLLDNGYQELQVGSTHAVALDQLPPIHKDPFDRLLIAQSMVEGLTLVTSDEVVSRYPGAIRLV; via the coding sequence ATGAACATTCTCTTGGACACGCATATTCTCCTCAGGGCGGCCGGTATACCCGGCCGCTTGTCCAGGGAGGCCCGCGCTCTCATTGAAGACCCCGGGAACAAGCTTTACTTCAGTGCGGCGAGCGTGTGGGAGATCGCGATCAAGCGTGGCCTGGGGCGGACGGACTTCGATGCCGACCCACGGCTTCTGCGTCGAGGCTTGCTGGACAATGGTTATCAGGAACTGCAGGTGGGCAGTACCCATGCGGTGGCACTCGATCAACTTCCCCCTATCCACAAGGACCCATTCGACCGCCTTCTTATCGCGCAGTCCATGGTCGAGGGCCTCACGCTCGTCACGTCCGATGAAGTCGTCAGCCGCTACCCCGGTGCCATCCGACTCGTTTAG
- a CDS encoding type II toxin-antitoxin system Phd/YefM family antitoxin, producing the protein MQTVNIHEAKTHLSRLIEKAARGEPFIIAKAGKPMVKVIPVDQPSDAKVQRIGFMAGQLTVPDDFDRMGRDEIEGLFGA; encoded by the coding sequence GTGCAAACCGTCAACATTCACGAAGCGAAGACCCATTTGTCGCGACTGATTGAAAAGGCGGCGCGGGGCGAACCCTTCATTATCGCCAAAGCCGGAAAGCCGATGGTGAAGGTGATCCCGGTCGATCAGCCTTCCGATGCGAAGGTGCAGCGGATCGGCTTCATGGCAGGTCAGTTGACGGTGCCCGACGATTTCGATCGGATGGGCCGCGACGAGATCGAAGGCCTTTTCGGTGCATGA
- a CDS encoding alpha/beta hydrolase codes for MTDQGYIHKMKTGRRGSPILFVLHGTGGDENQFFGFGTQLLPEATIVAPRGDVSEHGAARFFRRTGEGVYDMADLARATEKMARFVKALAGVHDASEIIGLGYSNGANILANVLIEEGVFDRAVLMHPLIPFRPKDNRALDGRKILMTAGEHDPICPPPMTRALGDYFAGQKASVELEWHPGGHDIRPNEIAAIERFLKG; via the coding sequence ATGACGGATCAAGGCTATATCCACAAAATGAAGACCGGCCGGCGCGGCAGCCCGATCCTCTTCGTGCTTCACGGGACCGGCGGCGACGAGAACCAGTTTTTCGGCTTCGGAACGCAGCTCCTGCCGGAAGCCACTATCGTTGCGCCGCGGGGCGACGTTTCGGAGCATGGGGCGGCCCGCTTCTTCCGGCGGACCGGCGAAGGCGTCTACGACATGGCGGACCTCGCACGGGCAACGGAAAAAATGGCGCGTTTCGTCAAGGCCCTCGCAGGCGTACACGATGCGTCGGAGATCATCGGTCTCGGCTATTCCAATGGCGCCAACATTCTCGCGAATGTCCTGATCGAAGAGGGCGTCTTCGACCGGGCCGTGCTCATGCACCCGCTGATCCCGTTCCGTCCGAAGGACAATCGCGCGCTTGACGGCCGGAAGATCCTGATGACCGCGGGCGAACATGACCCGATCTGCCCGCCTCCGATGACACGAGCGCTGGGGGATTATTTCGCCGGGCAGAAGGCATCGGTGGAACTCGAATGGCATCCCGGCGGCCACGACATCCGCCCGAACGAGATCGCTGCCATCGAACGGTTTCTGAAAGGTTGA